Proteins co-encoded in one Terriglobia bacterium genomic window:
- the lolA gene encoding outer membrane lipoprotein chaperone LolA: MNLSRKFLCLGALLLCLPAWAEAPKAADVHDVAQRVDKYYNQLKSLRTDFTEIYRGGGISRTESGVMYLKKPGRMRWDYETPRKKVFLTDGKTAWFYVPGERQARRTAVKNLDDFRSPLRYLLGHTKLGKEMKNLSLVSAGPNAEPGDVVLSGVPKGMEDRVQLVQLEIAPDGSIVRISIEEVDGSLTEFRFQHPVKNVKVADASFRFVPPAGVEVMNATELQP; the protein is encoded by the coding sequence ATGAACCTATCTCGCAAGTTCCTCTGCCTGGGCGCACTGCTGCTTTGCCTGCCTGCTTGGGCGGAAGCTCCTAAGGCTGCTGATGTTCATGATGTGGCACAGCGCGTCGATAAGTACTACAACCAGCTGAAGAGCCTTCGAACGGATTTCACCGAGATTTATCGCGGTGGAGGCATCAGCCGAACCGAGAGCGGCGTAATGTATCTGAAGAAACCGGGGCGGATGCGCTGGGACTACGAAACCCCGCGAAAGAAGGTCTTCCTGACGGATGGCAAGACCGCCTGGTTCTATGTGCCGGGCGAGCGGCAGGCGCGCCGTACCGCAGTGAAGAACCTGGACGACTTTCGTTCCCCTTTGCGTTATCTCCTGGGCCACACAAAACTTGGGAAAGAGATGAAGAATCTCTCTTTGGTCTCCGCTGGACCCAATGCGGAGCCCGGGGATGTGGTGTTGAGCGGTGTGCCCAAGGGCATGGAAGACCGGGTCCAGCTCGTCCAATTGGAAATCGCCCCGGACGGCTCAATTGTGCGGATATCGATTGAAGAGGTGGACGGCTCCCTCACCGAATTCCGCTTCCAGCATCCCGTGAAGAACGTCAAAGTAGCGGATGCGAGTTTCAGGTTCGTGCCACCAGCCGGGGTGGAGGTTATGAACGCGACCGAACTGCAACCGTGA
- a CDS encoding PilN domain-containing protein, which yields MRLNINLATQPYEDVRKFLAKWGLLTLVLAAATAMLVFMAVRNWRDSRTINAQIADMHQKMDALDKTRAAAIATLNEPGNKVIAEKSRFLNDAIQRKSLSWTRIFMDLERMMPQGLHVVSIKPEFAKDNRLGIHLTVGGNSHEKAIELVRRMEESSTFRQATLLSETMTSSGSDPVMFEITSTYTPSRVADEFPSQKTPEAVAKSEGAR from the coding sequence ATGCGGCTGAATATCAATCTCGCGACCCAACCGTACGAGGACGTTCGCAAGTTCCTCGCGAAATGGGGTCTGCTCACGCTGGTTCTGGCGGCGGCAACGGCGATGCTGGTCTTCATGGCGGTGCGCAATTGGCGCGACTCAAGAACCATCAACGCGCAGATTGCGGACATGCACCAGAAGATGGACGCGCTCGACAAAACTCGGGCAGCGGCGATCGCAACGCTGAACGAACCCGGAAACAAAGTGATTGCGGAGAAGTCCCGGTTCCTGAACGACGCCATCCAGAGAAAATCGCTTTCGTGGACCCGCATCTTCATGGACCTGGAACGGATGATGCCGCAGGGACTGCACGTGGTTTCCATCAAGCCGGAATTCGCCAAAGATAACCGGCTCGGCATTCACCTGACCGTCGGCGGCAACTCGCACGAGAAGGCCATTGAACTGGTGCGGCGAATGGAAGAGTCTTCGACCTTCAGGCAGGCTACCTTGCTCTCTGAAACAATGACGAGCAGCGGGTCGGATCCTGTTATGTTCGAAATCACGTCGACTTACACGCCCTCGCGTGTGGCCGATGAATTTCCATCGCAGAAAACGCCGGAAGCAGTGGCAAAATCGGAGGGTGCGCGATGA
- a CDS encoding type II secretion system F family protein, which translates to MAEYLIKLADERGHIFERTEPGYSESEVRDRFMQQGYLVYWVKPQGIFTGGRVRVAKRRKIKLDQFVIFNQQFITLIKAGLPIVQALDLLAKRQRNPFFRTILENVRDRVRGGELLSDAFAEQGVFPRIYSTTIMAGEKSGNLEETLMRYVAFQKLALAFRRKVISSLIYPAILVTGVFVLLGVLVQFVIPRFNQLYTELGRPLPPLTTFTLGILLGVKVYLPYIVLAVIGGGFLLWRWSQTERGGTAIDRFKMNLVIFGDVWLKYQIAMFSRMLSTLLAGGLSLVPGLETASQSMQSRLISTSVDGATQSVREGKSLARSLEDTKVFPELAIEMIEVGESTGALPSMLNSVAEFYEDDVETALTRAMSLIEPTILIFMGLVVGFILLSLYMPVFSIGASGMGG; encoded by the coding sequence ATGGCCGAATACCTGATTAAGCTGGCGGACGAACGCGGACACATCTTCGAACGAACCGAGCCGGGATATTCGGAGTCCGAGGTTCGGGACCGGTTCATGCAGCAGGGCTATCTCGTCTACTGGGTAAAGCCGCAGGGAATTTTCACTGGCGGACGGGTTCGCGTCGCCAAGCGGCGGAAGATCAAGCTCGACCAGTTCGTAATTTTCAATCAGCAGTTCATTACGCTGATTAAGGCGGGATTGCCGATCGTGCAGGCACTCGACCTGCTCGCGAAACGCCAGCGCAATCCCTTCTTCCGCACGATTCTGGAAAACGTTCGCGACCGGGTGCGCGGGGGCGAATTGCTTTCTGACGCGTTCGCCGAGCAGGGCGTGTTCCCGAGAATTTACTCGACCACGATTATGGCCGGTGAAAAGTCCGGCAACCTGGAAGAGACTCTGATGCGCTACGTCGCGTTCCAGAAGCTCGCGCTCGCGTTCCGGCGCAAGGTGATCTCGTCCCTGATTTATCCGGCGATTCTGGTTACCGGTGTGTTCGTGTTGCTTGGCGTACTGGTACAGTTCGTCATCCCGCGCTTCAACCAGCTTTACACGGAGCTGGGACGGCCTCTGCCGCCGCTTACAACGTTTACGCTGGGCATCCTGCTGGGCGTAAAGGTGTACCTGCCATACATCGTGCTCGCAGTGATCGGGGGGGGGTTCCTGTTGTGGCGGTGGTCGCAAACGGAGAGGGGTGGGACGGCGATCGACCGGTTCAAGATGAATCTGGTCATCTTCGGCGACGTCTGGCTGAAGTACCAGATTGCGATGTTCTCGAGGATGCTCTCCACGCTGCTCGCCGGCGGCCTGTCGCTCGTTCCGGGACTGGAAACCGCCTCGCAATCGATGCAGAGCCGGCTAATCAGCACATCGGTGGACGGAGCGACGCAGAGCGTCCGCGAAGGAAAGTCCCTGGCGCGCAGCCTCGAAGATACGAAGGTCTTTCCAGAGTTAGCCATTGAGATGATTGAGGTCGGCGAGTCAACCGGCGCTCTGCCATCAATGTTGAATTCGGTAGCCGAATTCTACGAAGACGACGTAGAGACGGCCCTCACAAGAGCGATGTCGCTCATCGAACCGACGATCCTTATCTTCATGGGACTGGTGGTCGGATTCATATTGCTGTCGCTCTACATGCCCGTGTTCAGTATCGGCGCGAGCGGAATGGGTGGCTAG
- a CDS encoding GspE/PulE family protein: MGQIFAVPVGDPREEEVRAKELAKRYRCEFVDLRNFHLQHDLFKKVPVDLMFRHNFIPLEETDGRLSIAIADPSQLMVLDEIGVLLHKRVVPKVATLTQITDILKKTEQSQRVLEEAGSTFTLDVIREDENGDETISIERLTAEAADISPIIRLVDTTIFTALERRASDIHVETRDDSVIVKYRIDGVLQEAMKPIAKEHHTTIISRIKVMSELDIAERRVPQDGRFRVRYKGRYIDFRVSIMPSIHGEDAVLRVLDKESMSEKFHKLVLDVVGFDEITLARFRRYISEPYGMVLVTGPTGSGKTTTLYAALNEIKTDEDKIITIEDPVEYQIRGVTQIPVNEKKGLTFARGLRSILRHDPDKIMVGEIRDTETAQIAINSALTGHLVFTTVHANNVVDVLGRFLNMGVEPYNFVSALNCILAQRLVRVICEYCKKRVYYDAATLEASGLNSNEWRLVPFYEGQGCIECANTGYRGRTAIHELLELTDNIREMILAKKPSSEIRKIAREEGMTFLREQALERVRRGITTLKEINKVTFIETTR; the protein is encoded by the coding sequence ATGGGTCAGATATTTGCAGTACCGGTCGGGGATCCGCGCGAGGAAGAAGTACGCGCGAAGGAGCTCGCGAAGCGCTATCGCTGCGAGTTCGTCGACCTCCGCAATTTTCATTTACAGCACGATTTGTTCAAGAAAGTGCCCGTGGACTTGATGTTCCGGCACAACTTCATCCCGCTGGAAGAGACCGACGGGCGTCTCTCGATAGCCATTGCCGATCCCAGCCAGTTGATGGTCCTGGACGAAATCGGTGTCCTGCTGCACAAGCGCGTTGTGCCCAAGGTTGCGACGCTGACGCAGATCACCGACATCCTGAAGAAAACCGAGCAATCGCAGCGCGTTCTGGAAGAAGCGGGATCGACCTTCACCCTCGACGTAATCCGGGAAGACGAAAACGGCGACGAGACAATCTCAATCGAGCGCCTCACCGCCGAAGCTGCTGACATCAGTCCAATCATCCGCCTGGTCGATACGACGATCTTCACCGCACTCGAGCGGCGCGCCAGCGACATCCACGTGGAGACGCGCGACGATTCCGTGATCGTGAAATACCGCATCGACGGCGTGCTCCAGGAGGCGATGAAGCCGATCGCCAAAGAGCACCACACGACCATCATTTCGCGTATCAAGGTCATGTCGGAACTCGACATCGCCGAGCGCCGCGTTCCACAGGACGGCCGCTTCCGGGTTCGATACAAGGGACGGTACATCGATTTCCGCGTCTCGATCATGCCCAGCATTCACGGCGAAGATGCCGTGCTCCGCGTGCTCGACAAGGAGTCGATGAGCGAGAAGTTCCACAAGCTTGTTCTCGACGTGGTCGGATTCGACGAGATCACCCTGGCACGCTTCCGGCGCTACATCTCCGAACCGTACGGCATGGTGCTCGTGACCGGTCCCACAGGTTCCGGTAAAACTACCACCTTGTATGCCGCTCTGAACGAGATCAAGACCGACGAAGACAAGATCATCACGATCGAAGATCCCGTCGAATACCAGATCCGGGGCGTCACCCAGATTCCGGTAAACGAGAAAAAGGGCCTGACGTTTGCCCGTGGACTACGCAGCATCCTGCGCCATGATCCGGACAAGATCATGGTCGGCGAAATCCGCGACACCGAGACGGCGCAGATCGCGATCAACTCGGCTTTGACCGGCCACCTGGTCTTCACCACGGTTCACGCCAACAACGTGGTAGACGTCCTCGGGCGCTTCCTGAACATGGGCGTGGAGCCCTACAATTTCGTTTCGGCGCTCAACTGCATCCTGGCCCAGCGGTTGGTTAGAGTTATCTGCGAATACTGCAAGAAACGGGTGTACTATGACGCCGCAACCCTTGAAGCCAGCGGCTTGAATTCCAACGAATGGAGACTGGTTCCCTTCTACGAGGGACAGGGCTGCATTGAGTGCGCCAACACGGGGTATCGCGGCCGGACGGCGATTCACGAATTGCTCGAACTGACGGATAACATCCGCGAGATGATTCTGGCCAAGAAGCCGAGTTCGGAAATTCGCAAGATCGCCCGTGAGGAAGGCATGACCTTCCTGCGCGAACAGGCATTGGAACGCGTGCGCCGTGGAATCACCACTCTGAAGGAGATCAACAAGGTCACCTTTATCGAGACCACGCGTTAG